Proteins encoded within one genomic window of Pygocentrus nattereri isolate fPygNat1 chromosome 7, fPygNat1.pri, whole genome shotgun sequence:
- the LOC119263696 gene encoding uncharacterized protein LOC119263696 isoform X6: MPPRISPLKDAIQHVVSKTDKTCRLEVKYINAVKGRGVFAKGSICKGDFVVEYRGDMINDAESQRRRKLYHPSCAAFMFAFKWRGKTWCIDAAREDGSFGRLVNDEHQHPNCRMKKIDVNGKPHLCLFALNDIKEGEEVTYDYGGEDCPWRTKVGEETANDANVENSNHPFHLKTGDEHNVKTQQISSIQADTMAACNFGRTLLSKSQMDDATGPTNTTQQISSVTDNAMVAHDSRPSHLSKTQMDDATGPTSTTQQISSITDNAMVAHDSRPSLLSKTQMDDATGPTNTTQQTSSVTDNAMVAHDSRPSRLSKSQMDDATGPTNTTQQISSVTDNAMVAHDSRPSHLSKTQMDDATGPTNTTQQTCCIKVNTMAACNSHPCLLSEMDDATGPANTPQQIVTCFENKNEVFVPRLRRTKSVIIKDTDLENSDELYDSTSEGEDDSTPDSSDNYIPDTTSERDSDDSLKPKYKSHDDLLDVYGSVSSPVCDSTTSDKMISDRHRLTSEVSGSDEEPCSSQNVNDSIVVGACTKKGGKRVYNKRQYCLYCCIPYAKMARHLEHAHQDKSDVAKALSFPKGSKERKTHLNYIRNRGNYAHNAAVMESGKGKLVPFKRPPKEVQGNDFMHCAYCQGLFTRRVLWRHVRSCRLRPGSVAPKPGKNRVQSMCTYTGPVPSTISKQLWGVISAMNPDPITDIVKNDQVIIDVGQHLLNKGGTSAKNQQSVREKMREMGRLIRNARKVTTLKKMEDLINPKKYMETVKAVKLTCGYDSETNKFLIPSLANKLGNTLVKVSKLLKAQGLISNNDKLVKNASEFQDVHQEKWNELISATALRNIREAKWNVPTVMPFTEDVQKMHAYLTQVQDEWYNSLSESPSTKAWMELAKVCLAQIILFNRRREGEVASMPLSAFSSRDTSDPHVDVDWALSEVEKKLCRHFSRIVIRGKRGRPVPILLTPKMLGALELLVKQREACGVLKDNGYMFARPEAMTHFRGSDCIRGFAKACGARCPESLTSTRLRKHAATLSTVLNMTDTEMDQLANFLGHDIRIHREFYRLPEKTLQLAKISKVLMALEQGRLAEFHGKNLDEIGIDPDEKILDSDEDTSAQEEKRSSSTSTVDEPSAEESLSPTKKNEMPPPPPPKKYKRLSDEDETPSRFGAMRHSSKGKATQKKKRPWKQTEVQAVERHMNRFITACTVPAKSDCERCLRAEPEALKNRDWQNLKFYVYNRITAYKKKL; this comes from the exons ATGCCACCCCGTATCAGTCCCCTTAAGGATGCAATTCAGCACGTTGTTtcaaagacagacaaaacatgCAGACTAGAGGTGAAATACATCAATGCAGTGAAAG GACGTGGTGTATTTGCAAAGGGTTCAATTTGCAAAGGAGATTTTGTTGTTGAATATAGAGGAGATATGATAAATGATGCAGAATCccagagaagaagaaaactttACCACCCGTCATGTGCTGCATTTATGTTTGCGTTTAAGTGGAGAGGGAAAACATGGTG TATTGATGCCGCTAGAGAAGATGGATCATTTGGACGGCTAGTTAATGACGAACACCAACATCCAAACTGTAGGATGAAAAAAATTGACGTGAATGGAAAACCCCACCTTTGTTTGTTTGCCTTGAATGACAtcaaagaaggagaagaagtaaCTTATGACTATGGAGGTGAAGATTGCCCGTGGAGAACAAAG GTGGGTGAAGAAACAGCTAATGATGCAAATGTAGAGAACTCCAACCATCCCTTCCATTTAAAGACTGGGGATGAACATAATGTGAAAACTCAGCAG ATAAGCAGCATACAAGCTGATACTATGGCGGCATGCAACTTCGGACGGACCCTCCTCTCAAAGTCTCAGATGGATGATGCTACTGGTCCAACCAACACTACTCAACAG ATAAGCAGCGTTACAGATAATGCTATGGTAGCGCACGACTCCCGTCCTTCCCACCTTTCAAAGACTCAGATGGATGATGCTACTGGTCCAACCAGCACTACTCAACAG ATAAGCAGCATTACAGATAATGCTATGGTAGCGCACGACTCCCGTCCTTCCCTCCTGTCAAAGACTCAAATGGATGATGCTACTGGTCCAACCAACACTACTCAACAG ACAAGCAGCGTTACAGATAATGCTATGGTAGCGCACGACTCCCGTCCTTCCCGCCTTTCAAAGTCTCAGATGGATGATGCTACTGGTCCAACCAACACTACTCAACAG ATAAGCAGCGTTACAGATAATGCTATGGTAGCGCACGACTCCCGTCCTTCCCACCTTTCAAAGACTCAGATGGATGATGCTACTGGTCCAACCAACACTACTCAACAG ACATGCTGCATTAAAGTTAATACTATGGCGGCGTGCAACTCCCATCCTTGTCTCCTGTCAGAGATGGATGATGCTACTGGTCCAGCCAACACTCCTCAACAG ATTGTGACatgttttgaaaacaaaaatgaagttTTTGTACCAAGACTGAGACGGACTAAGAGTGTCATA ataAAAGACACAGATCTTGAAAATTCTGATGAACTGTATGATTCTACATCAGAGGGTGAAGATGATTCTACACCAGACAGTTCAGATAATTACATTCCAGATACTACTTCTGAAAGGGACAGTGATGATAGCCTTAAACCAAAATATAAGTCTCATGATGATTTACTGGATGTCTATGGCTCAGTGAGTTCCCCTGTCTGTGACTCCACAACTTCAGACAAAATGATCTCTGATAGGCACAGACTTACATCTGAAGTGTCTGGATCAGATGAAGAACCATGTTCAAGTCAGAATGTAAATGACAGCATTGTTGTTGGTGCATGCACAAAAAAAGGTGGGAAGAGAGTGTACAACAAGAGACAGTATTGCTTGTATTGCTGTATCCCTTATGCTAAGATGGCAAGGCATCTTGAACATGCACACCAAGATAAATCTGATGTGGCTAAAGCTTTAAGCTTTCCAAAGGGTTCCAAGGAGAGAAAAACCCATCTAAACTACATTCGCAACCGAGGAAACTATGCTCACAATGCTGCTGTCATGGAGTCAGGAAAGGGAAAACTAGTGCCATTTAAACGTCCACCTAAAGAAGTGCAAGGAAATGACTTCATGCACTGTGCATACTGTCAAGGACTTTTTACAAGAAGGGTGCTATGGCGACATGTGCGCAGTTGTAGACTTCGACCTGGATCGGTTGCCCCCAAACCAGGAAAGAACCGTGTTCAGTCCATGTGTACATACACAGGGCCTGTACCTTCAACTATTAGTAAACAACTGTGGGGAGTAATCAGTGCCATGAATCCTGACCCAATTACAGATATAGTAAAAAATGACCAAGTCATTATTGATGTTGGGCAGCACTTGTTAAACAAAGGTGGAACATCAGCCAAAAATCAACAGTCTGTGCGAGAGAAGATGCGAGAAATGGGAAGGCTGATTCGCAATGCTAGAAAAGTCACCAccttaaaaaaaatggaagacctCATAAATCCAAAGAAGTACATGGAGACTGTCAAAGCTGTCAAGTTGACATGTGGGTATGACAGTGAAACAAATAAGTTTTTGATTCCATCACTAGCAAACAAACTTGGGAATACCCTGGTTAAAGTAAGCAAACTCTTAAAAGCTCAGGGATTAATCTCAAACAATGACAAACTTGTGAAGAATGCCAGTGAGTTTCAGGATGTTCATCAGGAAAAGTGGAATGAACTGATCTCGGCTACAGCTTTGAGGAACATCAGGGAAGCAAAGTGGAATGTGCCTACTGTCATGCCCTTTACCGAAGATGTCCAAAAAATGCATGCATATCTCACTCAAGTGCAAGATGAGTGGTACAATTCACTCTCTGAAAGTCCCTCTACAAAGGCCTGGATGGAGCTGGCAAAGGTGTGTCTGGCCCAGATCATACTTTTTAACCGGCGCAGGGAAGGAGAGGTGGCAAGCATGCCCTTATCTGCATTTTCATCAAGAGACACTTCTGACCCACATGTGGATGTGGACTGGGCGCTCtctgaagtggaaaaaaaactctGCAGACACTTCTCAAGGATTGTTATTAGAGGAAAACGCGGTCGCCCGGTTCCAATTCTTCTGACTCCAAAAATGCTGGGTGCGTTAGAACTCCTTGTTAAGCAGAGAGAGGCTTGTGGGGTTCTAAAGGACAATGGTTATATGTTTGCAAGACCAGAAGCTATGACACATTTCCGAGGTTCAGACTGCATTCGTGGCTTTGCAAAGGCATGTGGTGCAAGGTGCCCCGAGTCGCTAACATCTACCAGACTGCGAAAGCATGCTGCAACCCTTTCAACAGTCCTGAACATGACAGATACAGAGATGGATCAGCTTGCCAATTTTCTTGGACATGATATAAGAATCCATCGTGAGTTCTATCGACTACCTGAGAAGACGCTGCAGCTCGCCAAGATCAGCAAAGTTCTAATGGCACTGGAGCAAGGAAGATTAGCAGAGTTTCATGGCAAGAACTTGGATGAAATTGGGATAGATCCAGATG AAAAAATTCTGGACAGTGATGAAGACACGAGTGCACAGGAGGAAAAGCgttcatcatcaacatctacTGTTGATG
- the LOC119263696 gene encoding uncharacterized protein LOC119263696 isoform X4 — protein MPPRISPLKDAIQHVVSKTDKTCRLEVKYINAVKGRGVFAKGSICKGDFVVEYRGDMINDAESQRRRKLYHPSCAAFMFAFKWRGKTWCIDAAREDGSFGRLVNDEHQHPNCRMKKIDVNGKPHLCLFALNDIKEGEEVTYDYGGEDCPWRTKVGEETANDANVENSNHPFHLKTGDEHNVKTQQISSIQADTMAACNFGRTLLSKSQMDDATGPTNTTQQISSVTDNAMVAHDSRPSLLSKTQMDDATGPTNTTQQTSSVTDNAMVAHDSRPSRLSKSQMDDATGPTNTTQQTSSVTDNAMVAHDSRPSRLSKSQMDDATGPTNTTQQISSVTDNAMVAHDSRPSHLSKTQMDDATGPTSTTQQISSITDNAMVAHDSRPSLLSKTQMDDATGPTNTTQQISSVTDNAMVAHDSRPSHLSKTQMDDATGPTNTTQQTCCIKVNTMAACNSHPCLLSEMDDATGPANTPQQIVTCFENKNEVFVPRLRRTKSVIIKDTDLENSDELYDSTSEGEDDSTPDSSDNYIPDTTSERDSDDSLKPKYKSHDDLLDVYGSVSSPVCDSTTSDKMISDRHRLTSEVSGSDEEPCSSQNVNDSIVVGACTKKGGKRVYNKRQYCLYCCIPYAKMARHLEHAHQDKSDVAKALSFPKGSKERKTHLNYIRNRGNYAHNAAVMESGKGKLVPFKRPPKEVQGNDFMHCAYCQGLFTRRVLWRHVRSCRLRPGSVAPKPGKNRVQSMCTYTGPVPSTISKQLWGVISAMNPDPITDIVKNDQVIIDVGQHLLNKGGTSAKNQQSVREKMREMGRLIRNARKVTTLKKMEDLINPKKYMETVKAVKLTCGYDSETNKFLIPSLANKLGNTLVKVSKLLKAQGLISNNDKLVKNASEFQDVHQEKWNELISATALRNIREAKWNVPTVMPFTEDVQKMHAYLTQVQDEWYNSLSESPSTKAWMELAKVCLAQIILFNRRREGEVASMPLSAFSSRDTSDPHVDVDWALSEVEKKLCRHFSRIVIRGKRGRPVPILLTPKMLGALELLVKQREACGVLKDNGYMFARPEAMTHFRGSDCIRGFAKACGARCPESLTSTRLRKHAATLSTVLNMTDTEMDQLANFLGHDIRIHREFYRLPEKTLQLAKISKVLMALEQGRLAEFHGKNLDEIGIDPDEKILDSDEDTSAQEEKRSSSTSTVDEPSAEESLSPTKKNEMPPPPPPKKYKRLSDEDETPSRFGAMRHSSKGKATQKKKRPWKQTEVQAVERHMNRFITACTVPAKSDCERCLRAEPEALKNRDWQNLKFYVYNRITAYKKKL, from the exons ATGCCACCCCGTATCAGTCCCCTTAAGGATGCAATTCAGCACGTTGTTtcaaagacagacaaaacatgCAGACTAGAGGTGAAATACATCAATGCAGTGAAAG GACGTGGTGTATTTGCAAAGGGTTCAATTTGCAAAGGAGATTTTGTTGTTGAATATAGAGGAGATATGATAAATGATGCAGAATCccagagaagaagaaaactttACCACCCGTCATGTGCTGCATTTATGTTTGCGTTTAAGTGGAGAGGGAAAACATGGTG TATTGATGCCGCTAGAGAAGATGGATCATTTGGACGGCTAGTTAATGACGAACACCAACATCCAAACTGTAGGATGAAAAAAATTGACGTGAATGGAAAACCCCACCTTTGTTTGTTTGCCTTGAATGACAtcaaagaaggagaagaagtaaCTTATGACTATGGAGGTGAAGATTGCCCGTGGAGAACAAAG GTGGGTGAAGAAACAGCTAATGATGCAAATGTAGAGAACTCCAACCATCCCTTCCATTTAAAGACTGGGGATGAACATAATGTGAAAACTCAGCAG ATAAGCAGCATACAAGCTGATACTATGGCGGCATGCAACTTCGGACGGACCCTCCTCTCAAAGTCTCAGATGGATGATGCTACTGGTCCAACCAACACTACTCAACAG ATAAGCAGCGTTACAGATAATGCTATGGTAGCGCACGACTCCCGTCCTTCCCTCCTGTCAAAGACTCAAATGGATGATGCTACTGGTCCAACTAACACTACTCAACAG ACAAGCAGCGTTACAGATAATGCTATGGTAGCGCACGACTCCCGTCCTTCCCGCCTTTCAAAGTCTCAGATGGATGATGCTACTGGTCCAACCAACACTACTCAACAG ACAAGCAGCGTTACAGATAATGCTATGGTAGCGCACGACTCCCGTCCTTCCCGCCTTTCAAAGTCTCAGATGGATGATGCTACTGGTCCAACCAACACTACTCAACAG ATAAGCAGCGTTACAGATAATGCTATGGTAGCGCACGACTCCCGTCCTTCCCACCTTTCAAAGACTCAGATGGATGATGCTACTGGTCCAACCAGCACTACTCAACAG ATAAGCAGCATTACAGATAATGCTATGGTAGCGCACGACTCCCGTCCTTCCCTCCTGTCAAAGACTCAAATGGATGATGCTACTGGTCCAACCAACACTACTCAACAG ATAAGCAGCGTTACAGATAATGCTATGGTAGCGCACGACTCCCGTCCTTCCCACCTTTCAAAGACTCAGATGGATGATGCTACTGGTCCAACCAACACTACTCAACAG ACATGCTGCATTAAAGTTAATACTATGGCGGCGTGCAACTCCCATCCTTGTCTCCTGTCAGAGATGGATGATGCTACTGGTCCAGCCAACACTCCTCAACAG ATTGTGACatgttttgaaaacaaaaatgaagttTTTGTACCAAGACTGAGACGGACTAAGAGTGTCATA ataAAAGACACAGATCTTGAAAATTCTGATGAACTGTATGATTCTACATCAGAGGGTGAAGATGATTCTACACCAGACAGTTCAGATAATTACATTCCAGATACTACTTCTGAAAGGGACAGTGATGATAGCCTTAAACCAAAATATAAGTCTCATGATGATTTACTGGATGTCTATGGCTCAGTGAGTTCCCCTGTCTGTGACTCCACAACTTCAGACAAAATGATCTCTGATAGGCACAGACTTACATCTGAAGTGTCTGGATCAGATGAAGAACCATGTTCAAGTCAGAATGTAAATGACAGCATTGTTGTTGGTGCATGCACAAAAAAAGGTGGGAAGAGAGTGTACAACAAGAGACAGTATTGCTTGTATTGCTGTATCCCTTATGCTAAGATGGCAAGGCATCTTGAACATGCACACCAAGATAAATCTGATGTGGCTAAAGCTTTAAGCTTTCCAAAGGGTTCCAAGGAGAGAAAAACCCATCTAAACTACATTCGCAACCGAGGAAACTATGCTCACAATGCTGCTGTCATGGAGTCAGGAAAGGGAAAACTAGTGCCATTTAAACGTCCACCTAAAGAAGTGCAAGGAAATGACTTCATGCACTGTGCATACTGTCAAGGACTTTTTACAAGAAGGGTGCTATGGCGACATGTGCGCAGTTGTAGACTTCGACCTGGATCGGTTGCCCCCAAACCAGGAAAGAACCGTGTTCAGTCCATGTGTACATACACAGGGCCTGTACCTTCAACTATTAGTAAACAACTGTGGGGAGTAATCAGTGCCATGAATCCTGACCCAATTACAGATATAGTAAAAAATGACCAAGTCATTATTGATGTTGGGCAGCACTTGTTAAACAAAGGTGGAACATCAGCCAAAAATCAACAGTCTGTGCGAGAGAAGATGCGAGAAATGGGAAGGCTGATTCGCAATGCTAGAAAAGTCACCAccttaaaaaaaatggaagacctCATAAATCCAAAGAAGTACATGGAGACTGTCAAAGCTGTCAAGTTGACATGTGGGTATGACAGTGAAACAAATAAGTTTTTGATTCCATCACTAGCAAACAAACTTGGGAATACCCTGGTTAAAGTAAGCAAACTCTTAAAAGCTCAGGGATTAATCTCAAACAATGACAAACTTGTGAAGAATGCCAGTGAGTTTCAGGATGTTCATCAGGAAAAGTGGAATGAACTGATCTCGGCTACAGCTTTGAGGAACATCAGGGAAGCAAAGTGGAATGTGCCTACTGTCATGCCCTTTACCGAAGATGTCCAAAAAATGCATGCATATCTCACTCAAGTGCAAGATGAGTGGTACAATTCACTCTCTGAAAGTCCCTCTACAAAGGCCTGGATGGAGCTGGCAAAGGTGTGTCTGGCCCAGATCATACTTTTTAACCGGCGCAGGGAAGGAGAGGTGGCAAGCATGCCCTTATCTGCATTTTCATCAAGAGACACTTCTGACCCACATGTGGATGTGGACTGGGCGCTCtctgaagtggaaaaaaaactctGCAGACACTTCTCAAGGATTGTTATTAGAGGAAAACGCGGTCGCCCGGTTCCAATTCTTCTGACTCCAAAAATGCTGGGTGCGTTAGAACTCCTTGTTAAGCAGAGAGAGGCTTGTGGGGTTCTAAAGGACAATGGTTATATGTTTGCAAGACCAGAAGCTATGACACATTTCCGAGGTTCAGACTGCATTCGTGGCTTTGCAAAGGCATGTGGTGCAAGGTGCCCCGAGTCGCTAACATCTACCAGACTGCGAAAGCATGCTGCAACCCTTTCAACAGTCCTGAACATGACAGATACAGAGATGGATCAGCTTGCCAATTTTCTTGGACATGATATAAGAATCCATCGTGAGTTCTATCGACTACCTGAGAAGACGCTGCAGCTCGCCAAGATCAGCAAAGTTCTAATGGCACTGGAGCAAGGAAGATTAGCAGAGTTTCATGGCAAGAACTTGGATGAAATTGGGATAGATCCAGATG AAAAAATTCTGGACAGTGATGAAGACACGAGTGCACAGGAGGAAAAGCgttcatcatcaacatctacTGTTGATG
- the LOC119263696 gene encoding uncharacterized protein LOC119263696 isoform X3, with product MPPRISPLKDAIQHVVSKTDKTCRLEVKYINAVKGRGVFAKGSICKGDFVVEYRGDMINDAESQRRRKLYHPSCAAFMFAFKWRGKTWCIDAAREDGSFGRLVNDEHQHPNCRMKKIDVNGKPHLCLFALNDIKEGEEVTYDYGGEDCPWRTKVGEETANDANVENSNHPFHLKTGDEHNVKTQQISSIQADTMAACNFGRTLLSKSQMDDATGPTNTTQQISSVTDNAMVAHDSRPSLLSKTQMDDATGPTNTTQQTSSVTDNAMVAHDSRPSRLSKSQMDDATGPTNTTQQTSSVTDNAMVAHDSRPSRLSKSQMDDATGPTNTTQQISSVTDNAMVAHDSRPSHLSKTQMDDATGPTSTTQQISSITDNAMVAHDSRPSLLSKTQMDDATGPTNTTQQTSSVTDNAMVAHDSRPSRLSKSQMDDATGPTNTTQQTCCIKVNTMAACNSHPCLLSEMDDATGPANTPQQIVTCFENKNEVFVPRLRRTKSVIIKDTDLENSDELYDSTSEGEDDSTPDSSDNYIPDTTSERDSDDSLKPKYKSHDDLLDVYGSVSSPVCDSTTSDKMISDRHRLTSEVSGSDEEPCSSQNVNDSIVVGACTKKGGKRVYNKRQYCLYCCIPYAKMARHLEHAHQDKSDVAKALSFPKGSKERKTHLNYIRNRGNYAHNAAVMESGKGKLVPFKRPPKEVQGNDFMHCAYCQGLFTRRVLWRHVRSCRLRPGSVAPKPGKNRVQSMCTYTGPVPSTISKQLWGVISAMNPDPITDIVKNDQVIIDVGQHLLNKGGTSAKNQQSVREKMREMGRLIRNARKVTTLKKMEDLINPKKYMETVKAVKLTCGYDSETNKFLIPSLANKLGNTLVKVSKLLKAQGLISNNDKLVKNASEFQDVHQEKWNELISATALRNIREAKWNVPTVMPFTEDVQKMHAYLTQVQDEWYNSLSESPSTKAWMELAKVCLAQIILFNRRREGEVASMPLSAFSSRDTSDPHVDVDWALSEVEKKLCRHFSRIVIRGKRGRPVPILLTPKMLGALELLVKQREACGVLKDNGYMFARPEAMTHFRGSDCIRGFAKACGARCPESLTSTRLRKHAATLSTVLNMTDTEMDQLANFLGHDIRIHREFYRLPEKTLQLAKISKVLMALEQGRLAEFHGKNLDEIGIDPDEKILDSDEDTSAQEEKRSSSTSTVDEPSAEESLSPTKKNEMPPPPPPKKYKRLSDEDETPSRFGAMRHSSKGKATQKKKRPWKQTEVQAVERHMNRFITACTVPAKSDCERCLRAEPEALKNRDWQNLKFYVYNRITAYKKKL from the exons ATGCCACCCCGTATCAGTCCCCTTAAGGATGCAATTCAGCACGTTGTTtcaaagacagacaaaacatgCAGACTAGAGGTGAAATACATCAATGCAGTGAAAG GACGTGGTGTATTTGCAAAGGGTTCAATTTGCAAAGGAGATTTTGTTGTTGAATATAGAGGAGATATGATAAATGATGCAGAATCccagagaagaagaaaactttACCACCCGTCATGTGCTGCATTTATGTTTGCGTTTAAGTGGAGAGGGAAAACATGGTG TATTGATGCCGCTAGAGAAGATGGATCATTTGGACGGCTAGTTAATGACGAACACCAACATCCAAACTGTAGGATGAAAAAAATTGACGTGAATGGAAAACCCCACCTTTGTTTGTTTGCCTTGAATGACAtcaaagaaggagaagaagtaaCTTATGACTATGGAGGTGAAGATTGCCCGTGGAGAACAAAG GTGGGTGAAGAAACAGCTAATGATGCAAATGTAGAGAACTCCAACCATCCCTTCCATTTAAAGACTGGGGATGAACATAATGTGAAAACTCAGCAG ATAAGCAGCATACAAGCTGATACTATGGCGGCATGCAACTTCGGACGGACCCTCCTCTCAAAGTCTCAGATGGATGATGCTACTGGTCCAACCAACACTACTCAACAG ATAAGCAGCGTTACAGATAATGCTATGGTAGCGCACGACTCCCGTCCTTCCCTCCTGTCAAAGACTCAAATGGATGATGCTACTGGTCCAACTAACACTACTCAACAG ACAAGCAGCGTTACAGATAATGCTATGGTAGCGCACGACTCCCGTCCTTCCCGCCTTTCAAAGTCTCAGATGGATGATGCTACTGGTCCAACCAACACTACTCAACAG ACAAGCAGCGTTACAGATAATGCTATGGTAGCGCACGACTCCCGTCCTTCCCGCCTTTCAAAGTCTCAGATGGATGATGCTACTGGTCCAACCAACACTACTCAACAG ATAAGCAGCGTTACAGATAATGCTATGGTAGCGCACGACTCCCGTCCTTCCCACCTTTCAAAGACTCAGATGGATGATGCTACTGGTCCAACCAGCACTACTCAACAG ATAAGCAGCATTACAGATAATGCTATGGTAGCGCACGACTCCCGTCCTTCCCTCCTGTCAAAGACTCAAATGGATGATGCTACTGGTCCAACCAACACTACTCAACAG ACAAGCAGCGTTACAGATAATGCTATGGTAGCGCACGACTCCCGTCCTTCCCGCCTTTCAAAGTCTCAGATGGATGATGCTACTGGTCCAACCAACACTACTCAACAG ACATGCTGCATTAAAGTTAATACTATGGCGGCGTGCAACTCCCATCCTTGTCTCCTGTCAGAGATGGATGATGCTACTGGTCCAGCCAACACTCCTCAACAG ATTGTGACatgttttgaaaacaaaaatgaagttTTTGTACCAAGACTGAGACGGACTAAGAGTGTCATA ataAAAGACACAGATCTTGAAAATTCTGATGAACTGTATGATTCTACATCAGAGGGTGAAGATGATTCTACACCAGACAGTTCAGATAATTACATTCCAGATACTACTTCTGAAAGGGACAGTGATGATAGCCTTAAACCAAAATATAAGTCTCATGATGATTTACTGGATGTCTATGGCTCAGTGAGTTCCCCTGTCTGTGACTCCACAACTTCAGACAAAATGATCTCTGATAGGCACAGACTTACATCTGAAGTGTCTGGATCAGATGAAGAACCATGTTCAAGTCAGAATGTAAATGACAGCATTGTTGTTGGTGCATGCACAAAAAAAGGTGGGAAGAGAGTGTACAACAAGAGACAGTATTGCTTGTATTGCTGTATCCCTTATGCTAAGATGGCAAGGCATCTTGAACATGCACACCAAGATAAATCTGATGTGGCTAAAGCTTTAAGCTTTCCAAAGGGTTCCAAGGAGAGAAAAACCCATCTAAACTACATTCGCAACCGAGGAAACTATGCTCACAATGCTGCTGTCATGGAGTCAGGAAAGGGAAAACTAGTGCCATTTAAACGTCCACCTAAAGAAGTGCAAGGAAATGACTTCATGCACTGTGCATACTGTCAAGGACTTTTTACAAGAAGGGTGCTATGGCGACATGTGCGCAGTTGTAGACTTCGACCTGGATCGGTTGCCCCCAAACCAGGAAAGAACCGTGTTCAGTCCATGTGTACATACACAGGGCCTGTACCTTCAACTATTAGTAAACAACTGTGGGGAGTAATCAGTGCCATGAATCCTGACCCAATTACAGATATAGTAAAAAATGACCAAGTCATTATTGATGTTGGGCAGCACTTGTTAAACAAAGGTGGAACATCAGCCAAAAATCAACAGTCTGTGCGAGAGAAGATGCGAGAAATGGGAAGGCTGATTCGCAATGCTAGAAAAGTCACCAccttaaaaaaaatggaagacctCATAAATCCAAAGAAGTACATGGAGACTGTCAAAGCTGTCAAGTTGACATGTGGGTATGACAGTGAAACAAATAAGTTTTTGATTCCATCACTAGCAAACAAACTTGGGAATACCCTGGTTAAAGTAAGCAAACTCTTAAAAGCTCAGGGATTAATCTCAAACAATGACAAACTTGTGAAGAATGCCAGTGAGTTTCAGGATGTTCATCAGGAAAAGTGGAATGAACTGATCTCGGCTACAGCTTTGAGGAACATCAGGGAAGCAAAGTGGAATGTGCCTACTGTCATGCCCTTTACCGAAGATGTCCAAAAAATGCATGCATATCTCACTCAAGTGCAAGATGAGTGGTACAATTCACTCTCTGAAAGTCCCTCTACAAAGGCCTGGATGGAGCTGGCAAAGGTGTGTCTGGCCCAGATCATACTTTTTAACCGGCGCAGGGAAGGAGAGGTGGCAAGCATGCCCTTATCTGCATTTTCATCAAGAGACACTTCTGACCCACATGTGGATGTGGACTGGGCGCTCtctgaagtggaaaaaaaactctGCAGACACTTCTCAAGGATTGTTATTAGAGGAAAACGCGGTCGCCCGGTTCCAATTCTTCTGACTCCAAAAATGCTGGGTGCGTTAGAACTCCTTGTTAAGCAGAGAGAGGCTTGTGGGGTTCTAAAGGACAATGGTTATATGTTTGCAAGACCAGAAGCTATGACACATTTCCGAGGTTCAGACTGCATTCGTGGCTTTGCAAAGGCATGTGGTGCAAGGTGCCCCGAGTCGCTAACATCTACCAGACTGCGAAAGCATGCTGCAACCCTTTCAACAGTCCTGAACATGACAGATACAGAGATGGATCAGCTTGCCAATTTTCTTGGACATGATATAAGAATCCATCGTGAGTTCTATCGACTACCTGAGAAGACGCTGCAGCTCGCCAAGATCAGCAAAGTTCTAATGGCACTGGAGCAAGGAAGATTAGCAGAGTTTCATGGCAAGAACTTGGATGAAATTGGGATAGATCCAGATG AAAAAATTCTGGACAGTGATGAAGACACGAGTGCACAGGAGGAAAAGCgttcatcatcaacatctacTGTTGATG